From Bacteroidia bacterium, the proteins below share one genomic window:
- the gap gene encoding type I glyceraldehyde-3-phosphate dehydrogenase — translation MRIAINGFGRIGRLTYKILLEKKDVEIVAVNDLTDTKTLAHLLKYDSVHGIFKGAVSYDEHSIIVNNKKTEVFAETSPENLPWKELGVDVVIESTGRFTDIEHASLHIKAGAKKVVISAPGKGEGLKTIVLGVNEHALDGSETVVSNASCTTNCLAPMVKILDDLCGVEHGFMTTTHAYTADQRLQDAPHKDLRRARAAAYSIIPTSTGAAKAVGEVLPHLKGKLNGIALRVPVPDGSINDFVCVVRNPKSVEEINQTFKNAAEGAMKGILEYSEEPLVSIDIVGNTHSCIFDSELTMVYGNTVKIVGWYDNEMGYSNRIADLALKVAG, via the coding sequence ATGAGAATTGCAATAAATGGATTTGGACGCATTGGACGACTTACTTATAAAATTTTATTAGAAAAAAAGGATGTTGAAATAGTAGCGGTCAATGACTTGACTGACACAAAAACATTGGCACACCTGTTAAAATATGATTCAGTTCATGGTATTTTTAAAGGGGCTGTTTCTTATGATGAACACTCTATCATTGTGAATAATAAAAAAACAGAAGTGTTTGCTGAAACATCACCGGAGAATTTACCTTGGAAAGAACTTGGAGTAGATGTTGTTATTGAATCAACAGGAAGATTTACTGATATTGAACATGCTTCTTTACACATTAAAGCAGGGGCGAAAAAAGTAGTAATCTCTGCTCCCGGCAAAGGAGAAGGACTAAAAACCATTGTATTGGGAGTAAATGAACATGCCTTGGATGGAAGCGAGACTGTCGTGTCAAACGCTTCATGTACCACTAATTGTTTAGCACCAATGGTTAAAATTCTGGATGATTTATGTGGTGTAGAGCATGGATTTATGACAACTACGCATGCATATACAGCAGACCAAAGGCTTCAAGATGCTCCCCATAAAGATTTACGTAGGGCAAGAGCGGCAGCCTACTCTATTATTCCTACAAGTACCGGGGCTGCAAAGGCTGTGGGTGAAGTTTTGCCACATCTAAAAGGTAAATTAAATGGTATTGCACTCAGAGTCCCGGTGCCTGACGGGTCAATCAATGACTTTGTTTGTGTAGTAAGAAACCCAAAATCTGTTGAAGAAATAAATCAGACATTCAAAAACGCTGCTGAAGGTGCCATGAAAGGGATATTGGAATATTCCGAAGAACCATTAGTCTCCATAGACATAGTTGGAAACACTCACTCATGTATTTTTGACAGTGAGTTAACTATGGTCTATGGCAATACTGTGAAGATAGTCGGATGGTATGATAATGAAATGGGGTATTCAAATAGAATTGCAGACCTTGCTCTAAAAGTTGCCGGATAA
- a CDS encoding YqaE/Pmp3 family membrane protein, with the protein MKKTNYSIGVLALIFAAVIFLSSCSTVSLTQRKYNKGFHVEWASKQRNNSKAEKPKVTIVPKTDVVVNESIQNENVVLENTTFTNPVIENSYVAESGISNPITAAKMIHKIKNINKIELSNDVITSKTFSKTTFLKAKKAQKADSVDPLLLIVLAILLSPVAVYLYEGSWTNRCTVNLILWILCWLPGVIHALIVISGKK; encoded by the coding sequence ATGAAAAAGACAAATTACTCAATCGGTGTGCTTGCGCTCATTTTTGCAGCGGTGATCTTTCTAAGTTCATGTAGCACAGTATCGTTAACCCAAAGGAAATATAACAAAGGCTTTCATGTTGAATGGGCTTCGAAACAAAGAAATAACAGTAAGGCTGAAAAACCTAAAGTTACTATTGTTCCTAAAACAGATGTGGTTGTAAATGAGAGTATTCAAAATGAAAATGTGGTGCTTGAAAACACAACATTTACGAATCCTGTAATTGAAAATTCTTATGTTGCAGAATCCGGTATTTCAAACCCAATTACGGCTGCAAAGATGATTCACAAGATTAAAAATATTAACAAAATTGAATTAAGCAATGATGTAATCACTTCAAAAACATTTTCAAAAACCACTTTTCTAAAAGCAAAGAAGGCTCAAAAAGCAGACAGCGTAGATCCCCTTTTATTGATTGTATTGGCAATTTTGCTTTCTCCTGTAGCAGTGTATTTATATGAAGGTTCTTGGACTAATCGTTGCACAGTAAACCTTATCTTATGGATTTTATGTTGGTTGCCAGGCGTGATTCACGCGCTTATAGTGATTTCAGGTAAAAAATAA
- a CDS encoding DUF2752 domain-containing protein, with the protein MSLLKKALLIFVLIVPFFLLFLPADYFDTGQSLCPSKVFFHTECPGCGLTRGVMHLMHFDFATAWQFNVLSYPILVIGIIVWFHILGKVIHKEIFPWLNKFY; encoded by the coding sequence ATGTCGCTTCTCAAAAAGGCACTGTTAATCTTTGTATTAATAGTGCCTTTTTTTTTACTTTTTCTCCCCGCAGATTATTTTGATACCGGACAAAGTTTGTGTCCCAGTAAAGTCTTTTTTCATACAGAATGTCCCGGTTGTGGATTAACACGTGGTGTCATGCATCTTATGCATTTTGATTTTGCAACTGCGTGGCAATTTAATGTTCTTTCATATCCTATTTTAGTTATAGGTATCATAGTTTGGTTTCATATTTTAGGTAAAGTAATTCATAAAGAAATCTTCCCTTGGTTGAATAAATTTTATTGA
- the frr gene encoding ribosome recycling factor — MEKIRSIIEELKSGLEKNIRYTQSELNRIRAGKAQPEMLERVMVDYYGAQTPINQVANVSAPESRTLTIQPWDKSIIGEIERAIINSNLGLNPQNDGEMIRINIPPLTEQRRIELVKTAKQEAENSKIGIRNLRKEANESLKNAQKEGASEDEVKDAEAQVQKLVDHYIDKIDAVLADKEKEIKTI; from the coding sequence ATGGAAAAGATACGGTCAATAATTGAAGAATTAAAATCAGGATTAGAGAAGAATATCCGATACACACAAAGTGAATTAAATAGAATCAGAGCAGGGAAAGCACAACCTGAAATGTTAGAACGTGTGATGGTTGATTATTATGGAGCGCAAACTCCCATTAATCAAGTTGCCAATGTTTCTGCACCCGAATCTCGTACTTTAACAATTCAACCATGGGATAAAAGTATTATTGGAGAAATTGAAAGAGCAATTATCAACAGTAATTTAGGACTAAATCCGCAAAACGATGGCGAAATGATTCGCATCAATATTCCTCCGCTCACAGAACAAAGAAGAATTGAATTGGTGAAAACTGCCAAACAAGAAGCAGAAAATTCTAAAATCGGAATCCGAAATTTAAGAAAAGAAGCAAACGAGAGTTTAAAAAATGCTCAAAAAGAAGGAGCATCAGAAGATGAAGTAAAAGATGCTGAAGCACAAGTTCAGAAGCTTGTGGACCATTATATTGATAAGATAGATGCAGTGTTAGCCGATAAAGAAAAAGAAATAAAAACCATCTAA
- a CDS encoding ribose-phosphate pyrophosphokinase, with protein MNTVKLFSGTSSNAFAKKVAEAYGKELGDVAISKFSDGELQPSFNESVRGCDVFIMQSTFAPADNLMELLLMVDAARRASANYITAVIPYYGYARQDRKDKPRVSIGSKLIADILSASGVNRLMTMDLHAPQIQGFFNIPVDHLDASVIFIPYINSLGLENLTIGSPDVGSSARNREYAKALDCPMIICDKERKRANEIASMQVIGEVQGMDVVLVDDIVDTAGTLCKSAALLLEKGAKSVRAVTTHPVLSGKALENIENSVLEELVVCDTIPVKIQSSKIKVLSSAPLFAQAIRQVHEHGSISSLFKKDNVIQKKLI; from the coding sequence ATTAATACCGTCAAATTGTTTTCCGGCACTAGTTCAAATGCTTTTGCAAAAAAAGTAGCGGAAGCTTATGGCAAAGAATTAGGTGATGTTGCGATTTCCAAATTCAGTGACGGAGAACTACAGCCCAGTTTTAATGAATCAGTGCGTGGTTGTGATGTGTTTATTATGCAGTCAACTTTTGCTCCTGCTGATAATTTAATGGAGTTACTCTTGATGGTGGATGCTGCAAGAAGGGCATCTGCAAATTATATTACCGCAGTTATCCCTTATTATGGTTATGCAAGACAGGACAGAAAGGATAAGCCCAGAGTATCAATAGGTTCAAAACTTATTGCAGATATTTTGTCGGCAAGTGGTGTGAATCGCTTAATGACTATGGATTTACACGCACCTCAAATTCAAGGTTTCTTTAATATCCCTGTTGACCATCTTGACGCTTCTGTAATTTTTATTCCATATATCAATTCACTCGGATTAGAGAATCTTACCATTGGGTCTCCTGATGTTGGTTCTTCCGCGAGAAATCGTGAATATGCAAAGGCATTGGATTGTCCAATGATCATTTGTGATAAAGAGAGAAAGAGAGCAAATGAAATTGCCTCAATGCAAGTAATCGGAGAAGTGCAAGGAATGGATGTGGTATTAGTGGATGACATTGTTGACACTGCTGGTACTCTTTGTAAATCTGCTGCCCTATTATTGGAGAAAGGTGCTAAGAGTGTAAGAGCGGTTACAACTCATCCTGTTTTGTCTGGAAAGGCTCTAGAGAACATTGAAAATTCAGTATTAGAGGAGTTGGTTGTGTGTGATACTATACCCGTGAAAATACAATCTTCAAAAATTAAAGTGTTGAGTTCTGCACCCCTCTTTGCTCAAGCAATCAGGCAGGTACATGAACATGGTTCTATCAGTTCTTTATTTAAGAAGGACAATGTTATTCAGAAAAAGTTAATTTAG
- a CDS encoding 50S ribosomal protein L25/general stress protein Ctc encodes MKTILLKGEKRADLGTKFSKAERNEGKVPCVLYSKDSHEHFVVYRQDFKNLVYTPNTYKVKLSIEGKEYNAILQDIQFHPVNDLILHADFLQVDDKTPVVMNIPINITGNAPGVRAGGKLIQKISKVQVKGLLNDLPDFIEISIDSLNIGQSIKVKDVETAKFQILDAAENAIVSCKTTRNVVAADAAATAAK; translated from the coding sequence ATGAAAACCATATTATTAAAAGGCGAAAAGAGAGCAGACTTAGGAACAAAATTCTCTAAAGCAGAGCGAAATGAAGGCAAAGTGCCTTGTGTGCTTTATAGCAAAGACTCTCATGAACATTTTGTTGTTTATCGCCAGGATTTCAAAAATTTAGTTTACACACCTAATACATATAAGGTAAAATTATCTATCGAAGGAAAAGAATATAATGCAATTTTACAGGATATCCAATTTCATCCTGTGAATGATCTGATCCTACACGCAGATTTCCTACAAGTTGATGATAAAACCCCGGTTGTGATGAATATCCCGATAAATATCACCGGCAATGCACCTGGTGTGAGAGCAGGTGGTAAATTAATCCAAAAAATTTCTAAAGTACAGGTGAAAGGTTTGTTGAATGATTTGCCTGATTTTATTGAAATTAGTATTGATTCATTGAATATAGGTCAATCTATCAAGGTAAAAGATGTCGAAACTGCTAAGTTTCAAATCTTAGATGCGGCTGAGAATGCAATTGTTTCTTGTAAAACTACAAGAAATGTGGTTGCTGCTGATGCTGCTGCAACTGCTGCTAAGTAA
- a CDS encoding SNF2 family helicase, whose protein sequence is MLSKNQDNIEIVFTLEPHPQLGNIIQVQAVEKLASGDFSMNFSKVRIPNADFYGMTPEDKEVLNIIEEYESEKLIALFYKGKKKVKTQEFLEKYCTEEILSKHVLPYVEHRVAKILLKLKGRTIYYWGDGIVNKWLPIKVNEKQSDVVFAVERTAQGMKYYVDVFHNGKQIKLQNPENLVIVNKPANILFGKSIHFFDSLTEAKKIATFFNKPEVLIPAASEELYLNKFILPLVLSHHVEGKGIEIKVEQVDRQAKLNLMTFNSSINFALEFGYGELNYPMHSIVNGQTTLGRGANDWVISVIKRDKRWEEDKIEVLKSHGLIHKQGALFDIPRSVSIEKFVSHIIPALQEEGFLINQNGIKQPFFIGIPVLLYAVKEQNDWFDLHIIVKFGAIEVPFKKLRSHIINNNNLYTLPDGTVAIIPEEWMQKLSPILDCASETKDEIRIGKYHYSVLEGFDNIGINRTGEKLKSILDSYKKTEKIVSPKTINAALRKYQLLGLQWMVALNENHFGGILADDMGLGKTVQTLAFFEWFLLNKRPEYRMGESEPSAMIAAVNHAKIEKRTPFLVVVPTSLIHNWKDEIENFTQLNTFIYAGNQRNRYIWEYFSEYEIVITTYGTIRNDRDVFSRMQFDVVVFDEAQNLKNPTSLTVKAAAELNTKQKILLTGTPIENSTSDLWSLLNIANTGFLGSFTKFQTNFINKIEKKNDDVKLYELKKFVAPFILRRTKEEVAKELPPRHEQIVYCDMDVEQERLYVQTKSYYRNELLKTISEKGIEKSKIHILKGLLRLRQVANHPILVNEQYKGNSGKFNIIIESLSDIVNRGNKVLVFSQFVSQLRLFKEKLNELNIEYAYLDGTIKAIDRAKQVERFQKSQDCQVFLISLKAGGVGLNLTAADYVFIVDPWWNPAVERQAMDRAHRIGREKPVFVYKYITEQTVEEKIIRLQERKKQLASNLVSIDSGTWLANIDKKDLEDILK, encoded by the coding sequence ATGCTTTCAAAGAATCAAGACAATATTGAAATTGTATTTACCCTTGAGCCGCATCCGCAGTTAGGAAATATTATTCAGGTTCAAGCAGTAGAAAAATTAGCCAGTGGAGATTTTTCTATGAATTTTTCCAAAGTCCGTATTCCAAATGCGGATTTTTATGGAATGACTCCGGAGGATAAGGAAGTCTTGAATATTATTGAGGAGTACGAATCTGAAAAGCTCATTGCATTGTTCTACAAGGGCAAAAAGAAAGTTAAAACACAAGAGTTCTTAGAAAAATATTGTACCGAAGAAATTTTGTCTAAACATGTTTTACCTTATGTAGAACATAGGGTTGCAAAAATTCTTTTAAAACTAAAAGGTAGAACAATATATTATTGGGGAGATGGAATTGTAAATAAATGGCTGCCAATAAAAGTCAATGAAAAGCAAAGTGATGTAGTTTTTGCAGTAGAAAGAACTGCTCAGGGTATGAAGTATTATGTGGATGTTTTTCACAATGGAAAGCAAATCAAATTACAAAACCCGGAGAATCTTGTTATTGTAAATAAACCGGCAAATATTCTGTTTGGTAAATCTATTCACTTTTTTGACTCACTAACAGAAGCCAAAAAAATTGCCACATTCTTTAACAAACCAGAAGTGCTTATACCTGCGGCTTCAGAAGAATTATATCTAAATAAGTTCATTTTGCCATTGGTTTTGTCACATCATGTTGAGGGAAAAGGAATTGAAATTAAGGTGGAGCAAGTTGACAGGCAAGCTAAGTTGAATCTGATGACATTTAATTCCTCAATTAATTTTGCATTGGAATTTGGTTATGGTGAGTTGAATTATCCTATGCATAGCATCGTGAATGGGCAGACAACACTCGGGCGTGGTGCAAATGATTGGGTCATTTCTGTTATCAAAAGAGATAAGCGTTGGGAGGAAGACAAAATTGAAGTATTAAAAAGTCATGGGTTAATACATAAACAAGGAGCATTATTTGATATTCCGCGCTCTGTGTCAATAGAAAAATTTGTGTCTCATATTATCCCTGCATTACAAGAAGAAGGATTTTTGATTAACCAAAATGGAATTAAGCAACCTTTTTTCATTGGTATCCCTGTCTTGCTTTATGCTGTTAAGGAACAAAATGATTGGTTTGATTTGCATATTATAGTAAAATTTGGTGCAATTGAAGTTCCATTTAAGAAGCTACGTTCTCACATTATAAATAATAACAATCTCTATACTTTGCCTGATGGGACGGTAGCTATTATTCCTGAAGAATGGATGCAAAAACTCTCGCCAATTCTTGATTGTGCTTCTGAAACAAAGGATGAAATTAGAATAGGTAAGTATCACTATAGCGTCTTAGAGGGTTTCGATAATATAGGTATCAATCGTACAGGTGAGAAGCTGAAATCAATTCTTGATTCATACAAGAAAACGGAAAAAATTGTTTCACCCAAAACCATCAATGCCGCATTACGTAAATATCAGTTATTAGGCTTGCAATGGATGGTTGCACTCAATGAGAACCATTTCGGAGGAATTCTTGCAGATGATATGGGTTTAGGTAAAACGGTACAAACGCTTGCTTTTTTTGAGTGGTTTTTGCTCAATAAACGTCCGGAGTATAGAATGGGAGAATCAGAGCCTTCTGCTATGATCGCTGCTGTTAATCATGCAAAAATCGAAAAGAGAACACCTTTTTTGGTTGTTGTACCGACTTCACTCATCCATAATTGGAAAGATGAAATAGAGAATTTTACACAGTTAAATACCTTTATTTATGCCGGAAATCAGCGAAATCGTTATATCTGGGAGTATTTTAGTGAATATGAAATTGTCATTACAACCTACGGAACTATACGAAATGATAGAGATGTATTTAGTCGTATGCAATTTGATGTAGTTGTGTTTGATGAAGCCCAAAATCTAAAAAATCCTACGTCACTCACTGTCAAAGCTGCTGCAGAACTGAATACTAAGCAGAAAATTTTATTGACAGGTACTCCTATCGAAAACTCTACTTCGGATTTATGGTCGTTGCTCAATATTGCAAATACAGGTTTTTTGGGTAGTTTTACGAAGTTTCAAACCAATTTTATTAATAAAATTGAAAAGAAAAATGATGATGTGAAGCTATATGAGTTGAAAAAATTCGTTGCACCTTTTATTCTGAGAAGGACAAAAGAAGAAGTGGCAAAAGAACTTCCGCCAAGACATGAACAAATTGTTTATTGCGATATGGATGTAGAGCAAGAAAGATTGTATGTTCAAACCAAGTCGTATTATCGCAATGAGCTATTAAAAACAATTTCAGAGAAAGGAATAGAAAAATCAAAAATACATATCCTCAAAGGATTGCTAAGATTGAGACAAGTTGCTAATCACCCGATATTAGTAAATGAGCAATATAAAGGTAATTCGGGTAAGTTTAATATTATTATTGAAAGTTTAAGTGATATTGTCAATCGAGGTAATAAGGTACTGGTTTTCTCTCAGTTTGTAAGCCAATTACGTTTGTTCAAGGAAAAATTAAATGAATTAAATATTGAATATGCTTATCTAGATGGTACTATTAAAGCCATAGACAGAGCAAAGCAGGTTGAGAGGTTTCAAAAGTCCCAAGATTGTCAGGTCTTTTTGATTTCGTTGAAGGCAGGAGGGGTTGGATTGAACCTCACGGCAGCCGACTATGTGTTTATTGTTGACCCTTGGTGGAACCCCGCAGTTGAACGTCAAGCAATGGATAGAGCACATAGGATTGGTAGAGAAAAGCCGGTTTTTGTTTATAAATACATTACAGAACAAACAGTCGAAGAGAAAATCATACGTTTACAAGAACGTAAAAAACAACTTGCCAGTAACCTTGTCTCTATAGATTCCGGTACGTGGCTCGCAAATATTGATAAGAAAGACTTAGAAGATATTTTGAAATAA
- a CDS encoding prolyl oligopeptidase family serine peptidase → MNRVILISIAVISLASTACNHKPKSEQTQMHAYTYPETKRVEVKDTFFGEVVEDPYRWLENDQSPEVKSWIEAQNKLTFGHLDTIPYKGKVREMLEQVWNYERFSAPFQRGDYTYFYKNDGLQNQSVLYRQKGDVEPEVFLDPNTFSTDGTTSLGGVSFSRDGSLMAYQISEGGSDWRKVIVWNAVTKEIIDDTLKDVKFSGLSWRGNTGFYYSSYDKPKEGSELSGKTAEHKLYFHKLGDKQKDDILIFGGSETPRRYIDGSVTEDENYLIISAAESTTGNELYVQDLRVKNAPLQKIVENFENNHTVVHSDKDNLYILTDLGAPNLKLVKVHKNKLNLSDAQEIIPETKMPLSVSTGAGKFFATYLKDALSYVVQYNTKGEKEHEIELPGNGTASGFSSRWEDKLVYFSFTNFIRPSSIYAYDPIVGTTSLYKEPVLNFNPEEFESYQVFYQSKDGTKIPMMITHKKGLERNSNNPTMLYGYGGFNISLTPNFSPAIAVWLQLGGIYAVPNLRGGGEYGNDWHNAGIKMKKQNVFDDFIAAANYLINKKYTSSSKLAISGGSNGGLLVGACLTQRPDLFAVALPAVGVLDMLRYHKFTAGAGWAYDYGTADDSKEMFDYLKAYSPIHNVQRGKNYPATLITTGDHDDRVVPAHSFKFAAALQYVNDGNNPTLIRIETKAGHGAGKPTSMLIDEAADKFAFTLWHSGIKEIK, encoded by the coding sequence ATGAATAGAGTTATTCTTATCTCAATAGCTGTTATATCTTTAGCATCAACAGCATGTAATCACAAACCTAAATCTGAACAGACACAAATGCACGCATACACCTATCCGGAAACCAAAAGAGTTGAAGTGAAAGATACTTTTTTTGGAGAAGTAGTAGAAGACCCTTATCGTTGGCTTGAGAACGATCAATCACCAGAGGTTAAATCTTGGATTGAGGCTCAAAATAAACTTACTTTCGGACATTTGGATACAATTCCCTATAAAGGAAAAGTGCGTGAAATGCTTGAACAAGTTTGGAATTATGAACGTTTCTCTGCACCTTTTCAACGCGGTGATTATACATACTTTTATAAAAATGATGGTTTGCAGAACCAAAGTGTACTCTATAGGCAAAAAGGAGATGTTGAGCCTGAGGTGTTCTTAGATCCTAATACATTTTCGACTGATGGAACTACATCGCTGGGTGGAGTTAGTTTTTCAAGAGACGGAAGTTTGATGGCATATCAAATAAGTGAAGGAGGAAGTGATTGGCGCAAAGTAATCGTCTGGAATGCCGTTACAAAAGAAATCATTGATGATACATTAAAAGACGTGAAATTTTCAGGTTTGAGTTGGCGAGGAAACACAGGGTTTTATTACAGTAGTTATGATAAGCCTAAGGAAGGGAGCGAACTGTCAGGGAAAACTGCCGAACATAAATTGTATTTTCACAAATTAGGAGATAAGCAAAAAGATGATATCTTGATTTTTGGTGGAAGCGAAACTCCACGCAGATATATTGATGGGTCAGTTACAGAGGATGAAAACTATCTTATTATTTCTGCAGCAGAATCTACAACAGGCAATGAACTGTATGTACAAGACTTGAGAGTAAAAAATGCACCATTACAAAAGATTGTTGAGAATTTTGAAAACAATCATACAGTAGTTCATTCAGACAAGGACAACCTGTATATTCTTACAGATTTAGGCGCGCCTAATTTAAAGTTAGTGAAAGTGCATAAAAACAAACTCAATCTGAGTGATGCACAAGAAATTATCCCTGAAACCAAAATGCCGTTAAGTGTTTCGACCGGAGCGGGAAAGTTTTTTGCAACCTATCTGAAAGATGCACTTTCCTATGTTGTTCAATATAATACTAAAGGCGAAAAGGAACATGAAATTGAGTTGCCTGGAAATGGTACTGCGAGTGGTTTTAGCAGCAGATGGGAAGATAAACTCGTTTATTTTTCATTTACAAATTTTATACGTCCCTCTTCAATCTATGCTTACGATCCGATAGTCGGTACAACATCACTTTATAAAGAACCTGTATTGAATTTTAATCCTGAAGAATTTGAAAGTTATCAGGTGTTTTATCAATCAAAGGATGGCACCAAGATACCCATGATGATTACTCATAAAAAGGGGTTAGAAAGAAACTCAAATAATCCTACTATGCTCTATGGATATGGTGGATTTAATATCAGTTTAACACCAAATTTTAGTCCTGCCATTGCTGTTTGGTTACAACTGGGCGGTATCTATGCAGTTCCAAATCTCAGAGGAGGCGGAGAATATGGCAATGATTGGCACAATGCCGGAATTAAGATGAAAAAACAGAATGTGTTTGATGATTTTATTGCTGCCGCAAACTACTTGATTAATAAAAAATATACGAGTAGCTCAAAATTAGCTATAAGCGGTGGTTCAAATGGAGGGTTGTTGGTAGGAGCATGTTTAACACAAAGACCGGATTTGTTTGCAGTTGCATTGCCAGCAGTGGGAGTGTTGGATATGTTACGTTATCATAAATTTACTGCAGGAGCCGGATGGGCTTATGATTATGGGACTGCGGATGATTCAAAAGAAATGTTTGATTATCTAAAAGCATATTCACCTATTCATAATGTTCAAAGAGGGAAAAACTATCCTGCAACCCTAATTACTACGGGCGACCATGATGATAGGGTTGTGCCTGCACATTCATTCAAATTTGCAGCCGCTTTACAATATGTGAATGACGGTAACAATCCCACGTTGATACGGATTGAAACAAAAGCAGGGCATGGAGCAGGAAAGCCAACCTCTATGCTCATTGACGAAGCTGCCGATAAATTTGCGTTTACACTGTGGCATTCGGGTATTAAAGAAATAAAATAA